One segment of Panicum virgatum strain AP13 chromosome 1K, P.virgatum_v5, whole genome shotgun sequence DNA contains the following:
- the LOC120710479 gene encoding uncharacterized protein LOC120710479 produces MKGMIQPVKNIGVTMYSLATENDDILNNIADKDVSEGGTTKIIEQKLLHEAEYAHSRDWTPSFGHKHTEVTMYSLASENDDIMKNRANKEAMSEEGPVKNVEQSFLHEAEYAHSREWTPSFGHKHTQDETTDSETATYNNNWREDIFNQMRVDNVEIDTGSGCTGINIGGAKSNTETENDADTTRGSQELTEEEIEDFIRSEQKAAAEGNNADTESKYTPQIGMEFKDRNAAHHFFSFYGFIAGFEVVTTHTARTTHKKGKVKISRWK; encoded by the exons ATGAAGGGAATGATTCAGCCCGTGAAGAATATAGGG GTTACCATGTACAGCTTGGCAACTGAAAATGATGATATTCTGAACAACATAGCAGATAAAGATGTATCAGAG GGTGGCACAACAAAAATTATTGAGCAAAAGCTTTTGCATGAGGCAGAATATGCACATTCGAGAGACTGGACACCGAGTTTTGGACATAAACATACAGAG GTTACCATGTATAGCTTGGCAAGTGAAAATGATGATATTATGAAGAACAGAGCAAATAAAGAAGCTATGTCAGAG GAGGGGCCAGTAAAAAATGTTGAGCAAAGCTTTTTGCATGAGGCAGAATATGCACATTCAAGAGAATGGACACCGAGTTTTGGACATAAACATACACAG GATGAAACTACAGATTCAGAGACTGCTACCTACAACAACAACTGGAGAGAAGACATATTCAATCAAATGAGAGTGGACAATGTGGAGATTGACACAGGATCTGGTTGCACTGGCATAAACATTGGTGGAGCTAAATCAAACACAGAAACAGAAAATGATGCGGATACAACCAGAGGGAGCCAGGAACTTACAGAGGAAGAAATTGAAGATTTCATTCGCAGTGAGCAAAAGGCAGCAGCTGAAGGGAACAATGCAGACACTGAGAGCAAATATACTCCGCAGATTGGAATGGAATTTAAAGATAGGAATGCTGCTCATCATTTCTTCAGCTTCTATGGGTTTATTGCAGGTTTTGAAGTAGTTACTACCCATACAGCTAGAACGACACACAAAAAAGGAAAGGTGAAAATTTCAAGGTGGAAATGA
- the LOC120710467 gene encoding L-type lectin-domain containing receptor kinase SIT1-like: MTHAALLLFLTLHRLRLAAAAVDQFTFDGFAGANLTLDGTAAVTADGLLRLTNGTTLLKGHAFYPSPLRFHRDAASGGGGARSFSAALVFGIASEYADLSSPGLAFVVAKSKDFSAALQSQYMGLANAANNGNATNHFLAVELDTIVNAEFGDMSDNHVGINVNGLVSRVAVNAGYYDDGTGAFRNMSLLNRTAAQVWVDFDARASLVNVTMAPLELPKPRKPLLSTTVNLSAIIEGEEAFVGFSSSTGVVSSRHYVLAWSFKMDDGPAPPLNISKLPALPVAIPKPDPSKTLEIVLPIASAALVLALVIAVLVIRRRWHKYAELKEDWEATFGPHRFSYKDLFHATSGFCDERLLGIGGFGRVYRGVLPVSGVEVAVKKVSHESRQGMKEFVAEVATIGRLRHRNLVQLLGYCRRQGELLLVYDYMPNGSLDKFLHHRNSLILNWGQRFRIIRGVACSLLYLHEDWEQVVLHRDIKASNVLLDAEMNGRLGDFGLARLYDHGTDPHTTHVVGTMGYLAPELGHTGRASKASDVFALGVFMLEVACGRRAVVEDEHGDHHLLVDWVAEQWRRGTVADAVDPRLRGDFAVEEAGLVLKLSLLCSHPLPGARPGIRQITQFLDGSAPLPELSEAHLHLGFNLQALMRNQVLNPHSSPSTVAGNISDVPAAR, encoded by the coding sequence ATGACCCACGCTGCATTGCTTCTCTTCCTGACTCTCCATCGCCTTCgtctggcggccgcggcggttgACCAGTTCACCTTCGACGGCTTCGCCGGCGCGAACCTCACGCTCGACGGCACAGCCGCGGTCACCGCGGACGGCCTCCTCCGGCTGACGAACGGCACGACCCTGCTCAAGGGCCACGCCTTCTACCCTTCCCCTCTGCGGTTCCACCGcgacgcggcgagcggcggcggcggcgcgcggtccTTCTCGGCCGCCCTCGTGTTCGGCATCGCCAGCGAGTACGCCGACCTGAGCAGCCCCGGCCTGGCCTTCGTCGTGGCCAAGAGCAAGGACTTCTCGGCGGCGCTGCAGAGCCAGTACATGGGCCTGGCCAACGCGGCCAACAACGGCAACGCCACCAACCACTTCCTTGCCGTCGAGCTCGACACCATCGTCAACGCCGAGTTCGGGGACATGAGCGACAACCACGTCGGGATCAACGTGAACGGCCTCGTGTCCCGGGTCGCCGTCAACGCGGGCTACTACGACGACGGCACCGGCGCGTTCCGGAACATGAGCCTGCTGAACCGCACAGCGGCGCAGGTCTGGGTGGACTTCGACGCGCGCGCCTCGCTGGTCAACGTCACCATGGCTCCCCTCGAGCTGCCCAAGCCCAGGAAGCCGCTGCTCTCCACCACGGTGAATCTCTCGGCGATCATCGAGGGCGAAGAGGCCTTCGTCGGCTTCTCGTCGTCCACCGGCGTCGTCTCCAGTCGCCACTACGTGCTCGCCTGGAGCTTCAAGATGGACGACGGCCCAGCCCCGCCGCTGAACATTTCCAAGCTGCCAGCCTTGCCGGTGGCGATCCCCAAGCCTGATCCGTCGAAGACACTCGAGATCGTGTTGCCGATTGCGTCTGCGGCGCTCGTGCTGGCATTGGTCATCGCTGTCCTCGTGATCCGCCGGCGGTGGCACAAGTACGCGGAGCTTAAAGAGGACTGGGAGGCCACGTTCGGCCCGCACCGATTCTCGTACAAGGATTTGTTCCACGCGACCAGCGGCTTCTGCGACGAGCGCCTGCTTGGCATCGGCGGATTCGGGAGGGTGTACAGGGGTGTGCTTCCCGTGTCCGGCGTGGAGGTTGCGGTGAAGAAGGTGTCCCATGAATCGAGGCAGGGGATGAAGGAGTTCGTCGCCGAGGTGGCCACCATTGGCCGACTCCGGCACCGAAACCTTGTCCAGCTGCTTGGCTACTGCCGGCGACAGGGTGAGCTCCTGCTGGTCTACGATTACATGCCCAATGGCAGCCTCGACAAGTTCCTGCACCATCGAAACAGTCTTATTCTGAATTGGGGCCAGAGGTTCAGAATCATCAGAGGCGTCGCGTGCAGCTTGCTGTACCTCCACGAAGACTGGGAGCAGGTGGTTCTGCACCGGGACATCAAGGCGAGCAACGTGCTCCTCGACGCCGAGATGAACGGGAGGTTAGGCGACTTCGGCCTGGCGAGGCTGTATGACCATGGCACCGACCCGCACACCACGCACGTGGTTGGCACAATGGGGTACCTCGCGCCGGAGCTCGGCCACACCGGCAGGGCATCCAAGGCATCCGACGTGTTCGCCTTGGGCGTGTTCATGCTGGAGGTCGcctgcgggcggcgggcggtcgTGGAGGACGAGCACGGCGACCACCACCTGCTGGTAGACTGGGTGGCCGAGCAGTGGCGCCGAGGGACGGTGGCCGACGCCGTCGACCCGCGCCTTCGGGGTGACTTCGCCGTGGAAGAAGCGGGCCTGGTGCTGAAGCTGAGCCTGCTGTGCTCGCATCCGCTGCCCGGGGCGCGCCCCGGCATCCGGCAGATCACGCAGTTCCTGGATGGGAGCGCGCCGCTCCCGGAGCTGTCGGAGGCTCACCTGCACCTAGGCTTCAACCTGCAGGCTCTGATGCGGAACCAGGTGCTCAACCCACACTCTTCGCCATCGACCGTAGCCGGCAACATCTCTGACGTCCCTGCAGCAAGATGA